The Deltaproteobacteria bacterium genome segment CGGAAGGCCCGCAGCCCGGAGATCCGCTCCCCCTTGAAGATCACCTCGCCCGTCTGCGGCGGGGTGAGCCCGATGATCGAGCGGAACGTGGTGCTCTTCCCCGCGCCGTTGCGGCCGATGAGGCTCACCACCTCCCCCTTCTCGATGGAGAGCGAGACGTCGAACAGGATGTGGCTCCGGCCGTAATAGGTGTTGATCGAGTTCAGGTCGAGAAACGCCATGGGGTCAGCTCTCCGTGATTTCCTCCCCGAGGTACGCCTTGCGCACTTCGGGGTTCGCCTTGATCTCCGCCGGCGTCCCGTCGGCGATGACGGCCCCCTGCTGGAGGACCATGATCTTCTCCGAGATCGCGAAGACGATGTCCATGTCGTGCTCGGTGAAGATGAGCGTCAGACCCTGCTCCCTGGAAATCCTCTGCAAAAGGGCGACGGTCTCCCGGCTCTCGAACCGGGACATCCCGGCGGTGGGCTCGTCGAGCATCAGCAGCTTCGGGCGGGACGCGAGGGAGATGGCGATCTCGAGCCGCTTCTGGTCCCCGTGCGAGAGGACCGAGGCCGAGGAGTCGTGTTTCTTCGCCAGCCCCACCTGGTCGAGGAGGACCAGCACTTCCTCGCCGACGCGCGTGAATTTTCGCGCCAGCGAAAGGGGGTTGGCGCCCGTGCGATGATGGGAAAAAAGCGCCACCTGGACGTTCTCGAAGACCGACATCCGCGGAAAGATGTTGGTGATCTGGAAG includes the following:
- a CDS encoding ABC transporter ATP-binding protein, encoding MALLEVRNVVKSFGGLRALQDVSLSVAKGEIRAVIGPNGAGKSTFFNVMTGLLKPDSGDVVFEGEPITGMPPHRIIRKGIGRSFQITNIFPRMSVFENVQVALFSHHRTGANPLSLARKFTRVGEEVLVLLDQVGLAKKHDSSASVLSHGDQKRLEIAISLASRPKLLMLDEPTAGMSRFESRETVALLQRISREQGLTLIFTEHDMDIVFAISEKIMVLQQGAVIADGTPAEIKANPEVRKAYLGEEITES